In Chryseobacterium lactis, a single genomic region encodes these proteins:
- a CDS encoding MIP/aquaporin family protein yields the protein MTPFIAEVIGTMLLILLGNGVVANVVLKDTKGNNSGWIVITTAWALAVFIGVTVAGPVSGAHLNPAVTIGLAAAGKFSWDLVPSYIAAQMIGGMLGAFLVWLFHKDHFAITEDEGAKLACFSTTPAIRKTSSNLISEIIGTFVLVFVIFYFSDPSISLHADPTAKVGLGSVGAIPVTFLVWAIGLSLGGTTGYAINPARDLAPRIMHAILPIKGSSDWSYAWIPVVGPVTGAIIAAVLYGFLK from the coding sequence ATGACTCCATTTATTGCAGAAGTGATCGGTACGATGCTTCTTATATTGTTAGGCAACGGTGTTGTAGCCAATGTTGTCTTAAAAGATACCAAAGGGAATAATTCCGGATGGATTGTGATTACCACTGCCTGGGCATTGGCGGTTTTCATCGGTGTGACGGTTGCCGGCCCCGTTAGTGGTGCCCACCTGAATCCGGCTGTAACAATCGGACTGGCTGCTGCAGGAAAGTTTTCATGGGATCTTGTTCCTTCTTATATCGCCGCTCAAATGATAGGTGGTATGTTGGGAGCATTTCTGGTTTGGCTGTTCCATAAGGATCACTTTGCCATTACGGAAGACGAAGGTGCCAAGCTAGCTTGTTTCAGTACCACCCCTGCGATCAGAAAAACTTCATCTAATCTGATTAGTGAGATTATAGGAACTTTTGTACTTGTGTTTGTTATTTTTTACTTTTCAGACCCGAGTATTTCTCTTCATGCAGATCCTACTGCAAAAGTCGGACTGGGTTCTGTAGGAGCTATTCCTGTAACCTTTCTTGTATGGGCAATAGGATTATCATTGGGAGGAACAACAGGATATGCCATCAACCCGGCAAGAGATCTAGCTCCAAGGATTATGCATGCCATCCTTCCCATAAAAGGAAGCAGTGACTGGAGCTACGCCTGGATTCCGGTAGTAGGACCTGTTACGGGAGCTATTATCGCCGCTGTTTTATATGGATTTTTAAAATAA
- the glpK gene encoding glycerol kinase GlpK, producing MNERLILALDQGTTSSRAILFNHSGEIKYVSQKDFRQIFPTPGWVEHDPNEIWSSQISVAAEIIAKAGISGLEVAAIGITNQRETTIVWDKETGEPIYNAIVWQDRRTSKYCDELKDQGHAEKIKEKTGLVLDAYFSATKLKWILDNVEGAREKAEAGKLCFGTVDTWLVWKLTRGKMFITDVSNASRTMLLNIHSLEWDDELLELFNIPKAILPEVKQSSEVYGETATTLFSTKIPIAGIAGDQQAALFGQMCTSPGMVKNTYGTGCFLLMNTGKEAVSSKNNLLTTVAWKINGEVNYALEGSVFVGGAAIQWLRDGLKLITSSDQVNKLAASVEDNGGVYFVPALTGLGAPYWDQYARGTIVGITRGTTDGHIARATLEGIAFQVYDIVKAMEADSGRASLELRVDGGASASDLLMQIQSDLFSFKITRPKTLETTALGAAYLAGLAVGYWKNIDEIQAQWIVDKDFHPQLEKEKVDKMIHFWKKAVTRSQNWIED from the coding sequence ATGAATGAAAGATTAATTCTCGCTCTAGATCAAGGAACGACTTCCTCCAGAGCGATTCTTTTCAACCACAGTGGAGAAATAAAATATGTCTCTCAGAAAGATTTCAGACAAATATTCCCGACACCGGGTTGGGTAGAACATGATCCGAATGAAATCTGGTCATCACAAATCTCCGTAGCAGCAGAAATTATAGCCAAGGCGGGCATTTCCGGATTAGAAGTTGCCGCAATTGGAATCACCAATCAACGTGAAACAACGATTGTATGGGATAAAGAAACGGGCGAGCCTATTTACAATGCTATTGTATGGCAAGACCGAAGAACTTCCAAATACTGTGATGAGCTGAAGGATCAGGGCCACGCAGAAAAAATTAAAGAAAAAACAGGACTTGTCCTGGATGCTTACTTTTCTGCTACCAAACTAAAATGGATTCTCGATAATGTAGAGGGAGCAAGAGAAAAGGCAGAAGCCGGAAAACTATGCTTCGGAACCGTTGACACATGGCTTGTATGGAAGCTTACCCGTGGGAAAATGTTTATCACAGACGTATCCAATGCCAGCAGAACGATGCTTCTGAACATTCACTCTCTGGAATGGGATGATGAATTGTTAGAATTATTCAATATTCCGAAAGCCATCCTTCCTGAAGTGAAGCAAAGCAGTGAAGTATATGGAGAAACAGCCACTACTCTATTCTCTACCAAAATTCCGATTGCAGGAATTGCAGGAGATCAGCAGGCTGCTTTATTCGGACAAATGTGTACTTCACCCGGAATGGTAAAAAATACCTACGGAACAGGATGTTTCTTACTAATGAATACAGGAAAAGAAGCTGTATCATCAAAGAATAACCTTCTGACAACTGTTGCCTGGAAAATTAATGGAGAAGTCAACTACGCATTGGAAGGAAGTGTATTTGTTGGAGGCGCAGCTATTCAATGGTTGAGAGATGGTCTTAAACTTATAACTTCTTCCGATCAGGTCAATAAACTGGCGGCATCTGTAGAAGATAACGGCGGAGTGTATTTTGTCCCTGCCCTTACCGGATTAGGAGCTCCTTACTGGGATCAGTATGCCCGCGGAACTATCGTAGGAATCACTCGTGGTACTACTGACGGACATATTGCAAGAGCGACTCTTGAAGGAATTGCATTTCAGGTGTATGATATTGTAAAAGCAATGGAAGCAGATTCTGGAAGAGCAAGTCTTGAGCTAAGAGTGGATGGCGGTGCTTCGGCAAGCGACCTTTTGATGCAGATACAATCCGATCTTTTTAGTTTTAAAATCACAAGACCAAAAACATTAGAAACAACGGCGCTAGGAGCAGCTTATCTTGCTGGTCTTGCTGTTGGATACTGGAAAAACATTGATGAAATACAGGCTCAATGGATTGTAGATAAAGATTTCCATCCTCAGCTTGAGAAGGAAAAAGTTGATAAAATGATTCACTTCTGGAAAAAAGCGGTGACCCGTTCTCAAAATTGGATAGAAGATTAA
- a CDS encoding glycerol-3-phosphate dehydrogenase/oxidase codes for MKRNEELSKLTNVKEWDFIVIGGGASGLGSALDAVSRGFKTLLLESHDFAKATSSRSTKLVHGGVRYLAQGDVGLVKEALKERGLLARNAAHIVKNQSFIIPNYTWWGGIYYKIGLSVYDFLAGKLSLGKTKYISKSKTIEKLPTIEQNHLMSGVVYQDGQFDDARLAINLTQTIIEKGGSAINYMKVVGLLKNDAGKIIGVTTEDQFTRQQYQIHANVVINATGVFTNDILNMNNPKHGKLVVPSQGIHLVLDKSFLKSDDAIMIPKTSDGRVLFVVPWHDRALVGTTDTLLKDESFEPRALEEEINFVLNTARQYLAKKPTREDVKSVYAGLRPLAAPKDGSKSTKEVSRSHKVITSDTGLVSIIGGKWTTYRKMAEDTVDEAMKVHRLGNAPSKTEHLSIHGNMNPEQVDRTNHLYVYGSDIPAIKKLQESNPRYAQKIHPDHPFTVAEVVWAVRYEMAEIIEDILARRVRLLFLDARAAIDCAHNVARIIAEEKGLSEAWAQQQENEFIELAKGYLLTPYSPKVLNLN; via the coding sequence ATGAAACGAAACGAAGAACTCAGTAAGTTAACCAATGTAAAAGAATGGGACTTTATAGTCATAGGAGGAGGAGCCAGTGGTTTAGGTTCAGCATTAGATGCAGTAAGCAGGGGATTCAAAACATTATTGCTTGAATCTCACGACTTTGCAAAAGCAACATCCAGCAGAAGTACGAAATTAGTACATGGTGGAGTAAGATATCTTGCACAAGGAGATGTCGGATTGGTAAAAGAAGCATTAAAAGAAAGAGGTTTATTAGCCAGAAATGCCGCACACATTGTAAAGAACCAATCTTTCATTATTCCTAATTATACATGGTGGGGAGGAATCTACTATAAAATAGGATTATCGGTTTATGATTTCCTTGCGGGAAAACTGAGCCTGGGTAAAACGAAATACATCAGCAAATCAAAAACCATCGAAAAGCTTCCTACTATTGAACAAAATCACTTGATGAGTGGTGTTGTTTACCAGGACGGACAATTTGACGATGCACGATTAGCGATCAACTTGACCCAGACTATTATTGAAAAAGGAGGAAGCGCGATCAATTACATGAAAGTAGTCGGCCTTTTAAAAAATGATGCCGGTAAGATTATTGGAGTCACCACAGAAGATCAGTTTACCCGTCAGCAATATCAGATTCACGCCAATGTGGTGATCAATGCAACCGGGGTTTTCACCAATGATATTCTTAACATGAATAATCCTAAGCATGGAAAACTTGTTGTTCCAAGTCAGGGGATACATTTGGTACTGGATAAATCTTTCTTAAAAAGTGATGATGCGATCATGATTCCGAAAACTTCAGACGGAAGAGTGTTATTTGTCGTTCCATGGCATGACAGAGCATTGGTAGGAACAACGGATACTCTTTTAAAGGATGAAAGTTTTGAACCTCGTGCTTTGGAAGAAGAGATCAACTTTGTTTTAAATACGGCAAGACAGTATTTAGCAAAGAAACCAACCCGTGAAGATGTAAAATCTGTATATGCCGGTCTACGTCCTCTGGCTGCTCCTAAGGACGGAAGCAAAAGTACAAAAGAGGTTTCCCGAAGTCATAAAGTTATTACTTCCGACACCGGATTAGTTTCCATTATTGGTGGTAAGTGGACTACTTACCGAAAAATGGCAGAAGATACCGTGGACGAAGCGATGAAAGTTCACCGATTAGGAAATGCTCCTTCTAAAACTGAACATCTTTCCATCCATGGAAATATGAACCCTGAGCAGGTAGACAGAACCAATCATTTATATGTTTACGGATCAGACATCCCTGCAATAAAAAAATTACAGGAAAGCAATCCGCGTTATGCTCAGAAAATACATCCTGATCATCCGTTTACTGTAGCGGAAGTGGTATGGGCCGTAAGATATGAGATGGCGGAAATCATTGAAGATATTTTAGCAAGAAGAGTTCGTCTGTTGTTCTTAGATGCAAGAGCTGCTATAGACTGTGCTCATAACGTTGCCAGAATCATTGCTGAAGAAAAGGGACTTTCTGAAGCATGGGCACAGCAACAGGAAAATGAATTCATAGAATTAGCAAAAGGCTATTTGCTAACTCCTTATTCTCCTAAAGTTCTTAACCTAAATTAA
- a CDS encoding DeoR/GlpR family DNA-binding transcription regulator: MEKLIPRHDEILKELNEKGHVLVQDLCERFNVSSVTIRKDLNYLESLGLLFRNHGGASKQVRYAYEKNVGEKENINVEAKQAIAKAALPLIQENDCIILASGTTMHYLARMLVGFGPLTVLTSSLRVAIELCSNPNINIIQLGGEVRKSSTSIVGSISEGILKQFSCNKLFLGVDGIDPEFGISTSNAAEAHLNQIMIECADQTVILADSSKLNKKGFGKIAGLDKIDYLITDAGISNEDRVILEEAGVNVMT, translated from the coding sequence ATGGAGAAGCTAATCCCCAGGCATGATGAAATATTAAAAGAACTGAATGAAAAAGGTCATGTTCTTGTTCAGGATTTGTGTGAAAGGTTTAATGTCTCTTCGGTTACGATCCGAAAGGATTTGAACTATCTTGAAAGTTTAGGCCTTCTTTTTAGGAATCATGGGGGAGCCAGTAAGCAGGTAAGGTACGCTTACGAGAAAAATGTGGGAGAAAAGGAAAACATCAATGTAGAGGCAAAGCAGGCGATTGCCAAGGCTGCTTTACCACTAATCCAGGAGAATGATTGTATTATATTGGCCTCCGGTACCACGATGCATTATCTTGCTAGGATGCTGGTAGGTTTCGGCCCGCTTACGGTACTTACTTCTTCTTTAAGGGTGGCTATTGAGCTTTGCAGCAATCCTAATATTAATATCATTCAACTGGGAGGAGAGGTAAGGAAAAGCTCTACCTCTATCGTAGGATCTATTTCTGAAGGAATATTGAAGCAATTCTCTTGTAATAAACTTTTTCTGGGAGTAGATGGTATTGATCCTGAATTCGGTATCAGTACTTCGAATGCTGCAGAAGCGCATCTTAATCAGATTATGATAGAATGTGCGGATCAAACGGTGATTCTCGCAGATTCTTCAAAGTTGAACAAAAAAGGATTTGGTAAAATTGCAGGATTGGATAAAATCGATTATCTCATTACGGATGCGGGTATTTCCAATGAAGACAGGGTTATTCTGGAAGAAGCCGGCGTAAATGTGATGACGTGA